From [Flavobacterium] thermophilum:
AAACGGAACGAATAAAGCATAAATCAGTGGTGAGACAATTGCCAAGTTTAACATGAACCATCCTCCTTCCCTATTGTTTCCCCTCACATCGCCCCGCTTATCCTACTTCGTATTGTATCATAAACTCCCGCCTCTGTCGGCACAACGGTCTGCTGAAAATCAAGCCAGACTTTCGCCGCCTATCTGTATACGAAAAATTCCTAAAAAAGTTTCCCCTTACGCTGCCAATCGCCAATCGCATCGTTTCGATCGAGCAGGTTCCCTGCTTTGGCGGCTGCCAACATCCGTTCACGTCGGCCGCACCTGATGCGATAGCGCCGTTTCCAGACGATGCACAGCGCTGGAAGCGGTGTTGTCGTTGGCGCCTTGCCGGACCAGAAGCTCCTGTCACACCAAAACGGTTCTTGCCGCCGGCCTTCGTGAAAGAAAAAAAGACAGCGACCGTCCCATCGCCGTCTGGCGTCTAACCAAACTCGCCGGGCACCAACGCCCGGCGGCCCCTTCCATTCATTTTGCGCATCCGCTATAATTTTACTGAAAATTAAAAAAGGAACTTTATTACCATATCAAAAATAGGCATTTATTCATAAAAATCAATCAATTCATTTCCTTCTATATCCTTTCATGCGGAAAAATCCACTGAAAAACGAGTACAGCATTCGAGCCCGCAGCATTTTATCAGAACGACGAAACCACTCTAAGGGAACACGATGGGGAGACGGCCATCTTCCTCTTTTTTCGCTCGATCTTTCCGGACCAAGACGATTTTCTTATCCGTCCATCCGCACCCCTTCTTTTACGCATTGCCGTTTTCATCCGTCGGCTGCCGAGCCCCGATTTCCGCCGGGGTGCGCAAATCGTAGCCCTCGTCATTTTTGCTCGTATGAATGATGTCTTCGTTCGCTCCGATTTTGCTCGCCCGTTTCAGCTCCTCATCCGGCACGAACCAATCCATGGCCAAGACCTCCTTTCACGCTCCTCGCCGCGTTGTCCGCATGAAGCGCTCGAGGAGTCGTTTTTCTTATCATCCCCCCAAGCCGCTTTATCATCCACCGAAAAAAAGAGGATTGACAGCCTAGCGGTTGTTCGGTACGATTTTGTTAACGGGCAAAAAAAGGGGGTTTACATATGGAGCGACGGACTTCGCTTCGACCGATTGACATGACGCTTGCCGCTATGTTCGTCGCCTTGATGGCGATTGGCGCGAACATTACGTCATGGGTGCCGTTTCTTGTCGTCGGCGGCGTGCCAATCACGCTGCAAACGTTTTTCTGCGTCCTGGCCGGAGCGGTGTTAGGGCGACGGCTCGGTGCGGTGGCGATGATTGTGTACATGCTCGTCGGCCTCGCCGGCGTGCCGGTGTTTTCCAAACTTAGCGGCGGATTGTCGATGATTTTCCAACCGACATTTGGCTTCATTCTTTCGTTTATCGTTGCCGCTTATGCGACCGGATGGGTCATCAACCGCGGCCCGCAGCCGGCGTCAAAAGCTCGTTTCGTCACCGCCGCACTCGTTGGCATGGTCATCAACTATGTCATCGGCACGAACTGGATGTATATGGCTTATCAATTATGGGCCGAAGCGCCAAAAGGATTGTCGTACCAAATGGTATGGGGCTGGATGCTGGTTCCGCTGCCAAAAGACATTTTGCTATCGATCGCAGCCGGCTTGATCGCCCCAAAGCTTTGCCGGGCGATCGGACGCTCCTCTTCCGCGAGCCGTCCGGCGGCATAAACGAAGCGCGCCTGTTTGACAACAGGCGCGCTTTTTGTTTGGAAACCCTCGATCATGGATTAGAAGAATAAACGAAGGATCTGGTACACAAACCCCGCAATCAACGCTGACACTGGCAAGGTGATGATCCATGTCAGCACAATGCGGCGAGCGACGCCCCATTTGACGCCTTTCACCCGTTGGGCGGCGCCGACCCCCATGATGGCCGAGGAAATGACGTGCGTCGTGCTGACCGGCAAGTGGAACATCGTCGCTGAAAGAATGACGAGCGCGGACGACAAATCGGCCGCCGCCCCGTTGATCGGGCGGATTTTCATAATTTTCCCGCCGACCGTTTTAATGATCTTCCACCCACCAACGGCCGTTCCCAACCCCATGGCCAAGGCGGCAGAAATGCGCACCCATTCAGGAATGTCGGTCGTCGCGTGGTATCCGCCGGCGATTAACGCCATCGTAATGATCCCCATCGCTTTTTGAGCGTCGTTTGTTCCGTGCGTATACGCCTGAAACGCCGCGGTCACAATTTGAAACATCCGAAAGCCCCTCGTCGTGCTGTATAAGTTGGCGTTTTTAAAGATAAAACGAAAAATGTTCATAATGATAAAGCCGACCCCTAACGCCAAAAAAGGGGAAAGAATGAGTGATTGTAAAATTTTCAAAAACCCGCCATAATTCAAAATCCCAACCCCAGCCGCGGAAATCGCCGCTCCGGCGACCGAACCGATGATCGCGTGCGAAGAGCTGCTCGGGATGCCGTAATACCACGTGATCAAATTCCAGGCAATGGCTGATGTCAACGCTGCTAAAATAATGAGCGGCCCATTTTCTAGGGCAAACGGGTCGACAATGTCTTTCGTAATCGTTTTGGCGACACCGGTGAAGGTGAGCGCGCCGATAAAGTTCATCGTTGCAGCCAAAATAATGGCTTGGCGCGGCGTGAGCGCTCTCGTCGACACCGACGTCGCAATGGCGTTCGCGGTATCGTGAAACCCGTTAATAAAGTCAAACGCCAACGCGAAAACCACAATGAATATCGTCAAGACTAAAATCATATCCATAAAAACAACGTCCCCTTTTACGCGTTGCGCATAATGATCGTCTCGAGCGTATTCGCGACATCTTCACAGCTGTCAGCAATCTCTTCCAACATTTCGTAAAGCTCTTTGTATTGGATGAGCTTAATCGGGTCTTTTTGCGTCACAAACAAGTTTTTGATCGACGCGCGCAAAATTTCGTCGCATTTCGTTTCGTAATCCTTGATTTTAATGGCGTGCTGGCGCATGTCAAGCAACTTTTTGTGCGACAGCAGTTCGAGCGCATGAACGATTTCGATCGTGCTTTGGTAAATATAGTCGAAGAACTTCACCATATGTTCGTCAATGTCCGTGAATGAGAACATTTCAAACCGGGCGGAGCATTGTTCAAACCCATCAAGCACATCATCCATTTTCATCGCCAGCTGATGGATGTCCTCCCGTTCAATCGGCGTAATGAACGTTTTGTTCAATTGGACGACAAGCTCATGGATGAACGAATCGCCTTTCCGTTCATACTCTTTCATGACGCGGGCGAATTCTTTCAAGTCGCTCACGCCTCGGATTTTATACTCAACAAAGTATTGGGCTGCTTCCTTGACATTTTCCGAAATCGTAAACAACATGTCGAAGAAAACGTCCTTTTTTGGGGAAAAGATCATTGAGGCCACCCTCCATCTCAGAAATCGAAAATCACCGCTACTTATTGTAGCAATTTACACAGCATTTACAATAAGACAATCAAAAATTTTACACGAAATTTACATTACCTTTACATTTTGTTCGCTTTTCCTGCCCATGTATTATGTAGCGTGCCAAACAAAAGCCGAAGCTATGCACATTTGCTTCGGCTTTCCCATTCGACATCGCGCGGCCGCCCGCTCTATCCGGATCGCGGCGGCCGCTTGCGTCCTGCTTATTCAAACCGTTCGACAAACGCGGTGAGCGTCCGCACCATGACGCCCGTCGCCCCGGCCGGGCCGAGGTCGCCGTCTTTCTTTGCGGTCGCCGTGCCGGCAATGTCCAAATGCACCCACGGGGTGTCTTCGGCGAATTCGCCGATAAACGCCCCGCCCATAATGGCGTGCCCTTCGCGCCCCGGGGAGTTGTTCAAATCGGCGATTTTGCTGCTTCGCACCCGCTCGCGGTCGTGTTCGGTGATCGGCAGCCGCCAAATGAATTCCCCGGTTTCGGCGGACGCTTCAAGCAGCTGCTCAAACAGCGCCTCGTTGTTCGTCATCGCCCCTGTTTTGTCCGTGCCAAGGGCGACGATCACTCCGCCTGTCAGCGTGGCGACATCGATGATATAGCTGGCGCCGTGCTGTTTCGCATAAGTCACCGCATCGGCCAAAATGAGCCGCCCTTCAGCGTCCGTGTTGCGGACTTCGATCGTTTTTCCTGACAGCGATGTGATGACATCATCCGGTTTGAACGCCTCGCCGCTGATCATATTGTCGGTCGCCGGAATGACGGCGAGCACGTTTTGTTCCGGCCGCAGTTCGCCGATCGCTTCCATCGCCCCGAGCACCGCCGCCGCGCCGGCCATATCGGTTTTCATGTCGACCATGCTGTCGCGCGGCTTCAAACAATAGCCGCCCGTATCGAACGTCACCCCTTTGCCGACGAGGGCGATCACGTCTTCCCACTCGTCTTTTCCTTGGTATTTTAAGACGATCAGTTTGGGCGGCTGTTTCGAGCCTTGATTGACGGCCAAAAGCGCTCCCATGCCGAGCCGCTCCATGTCTTCTTTCTCCAAAACTTCATAGTCAAAATCGTATCGGTTCGCGAGCTTCACGGCATAATCAGCCAAATCCGACGCCGTCAGCAAATTCCCCGGCGTGTTGACGAGCGTGCGCGCCGAGTTCGTCGCCTTCCCGTACACCGAACCGACGAACAAGCTCGCCTCGATGTCCGCTGCGTCCGCCCCCGTATAAACGGTGAGCGATTTCATCTCATAGTCCCGCTCTCGCCTGTTTTGCTTGTATCCCGGGAACTCATACGTCGCCAAATAATACGCTTCGGCAAGCGCATGCGCGGCTTCGTTTTCGTCGACGTCCCCGGCCGTAAACGTGTCAAGCGCGACCGACGCTTTCGTCCGCTTCGCCTGCTTCAACGTGCGGAACAGCTTGCCAAACGCCTCGCGCAGCCGCGCAAACGTCAGCTCCTCTTTTTTGCCGAGCCCGACAAAATAGAGTCGTTTCGCCCCGGCCGGCAAAAGCGGGTGAATCACGGCGATGCTCCCCCGTTTCGCGGAAATGTCGCCTTCCTTCCACAGTCCGGACAGCTGTCCGCCAAGGCGGGCGTCATACTCGCCGGCAAGGCCGGCAAACGGCTGCCCCCCTTCAAACAAGCCGATGACCAACGCTTCCTCGTTCGTTTCGACAGACGGCAATGGCTTTACCGTAAACATCGTCTCATCCTTTCTATGATTATGCCTTCCCGTCTTCATTATAGCGAAACAAGCCAATTATTTCGATCATCTAATGGATGAATTCGCCATATTTAAAAACAAGGGGGGCGAAAGAGGGAAAAAGGCGGGATGGGGCGAATGGATAACCATACTCCGATGCAGAAAGGACCGATGCCGTTGAAAATCGTTTCCTTATGTCCAAGCAACACCGAGCTGCTCGCTTATCTCGGCCGCCTTGGCGATGTCGCCGCCGTCGACGATTCGTCCGACTGGCCGCCCGAGGTGAAGCAGCTGCCAAACGTCGGGCCGGATTTGCACATTGATATGGACCGCGTCGAGGCGCTCAAGCCTGACCTGGTCGTCGCCTCTTTAAGCGTGCCCGGCATGGAGCGCAACGTCGAGGAACTCAAACGGCGCGGGCTCCCGCACCTTGTCCTGGCGCCGAATTCACTTGAGGACATCGCCAACGATCTCCTTCAGCTCGGCGAGGCGCTTGGCGAAACGAAAAAAGCGGCCGACCTCGTCCGCCGCTACCGCGCATTTCTCAGCGAATACCGCGAGCGGGCCGCAACGGTGGCGGAGCCGGCCCGCCTCTATTGGGAATGGTGGCCGCGGCCGATTTTCACGCCGGGCGGGGCAAACTGGCTGAGCGAACTAAGCGAACTCGCCGGCGGGCGCAACGTGTTCGCCGACCGTCCGGAAGCGAGCGTCCAGACGGAATGGGAAGACGTCGTCGCCCGCAACC
This genomic window contains:
- the bioY_1 gene encoding Biotin ECF transporter S component BioY — protein: MERRTSLRPIDMTLAAMFVALMAIGANITSWVPFLVVGGVPITLQTFFCVLAGAVLGRRLGAVAMIVYMLVGLAGVPVFSKLSGGLSMIFQPTFGFILSFIVAAYATGWVINRGPQPASKARFVTAALVGMVINYVIGTNWMYMAYQLWAEAPKGLSYQMVWGWMLVPLPKDILLSIAAGLIAPKLCRAIGRSSSASRPAA
- the pitA gene encoding Low-affinity inorganic phosphate transporter 1 translates to MDMILVLTIFIVVFALAFDFINGFHDTANAIATSVSTRALTPRQAIILAATMNFIGALTFTGVAKTITKDIVDPFALENGPLIILAALTSAIAWNLITWYYGIPSSSSHAIIGSVAGAAISAAGVGILNYGGFLKILQSLILSPFLALGVGFIIMNIFRFIFKNANLYSTTRGFRMFQIVTAAFQAYTHGTNDAQKAMGIITMALIAGGYHATTDIPEWVRISAALAMGLGTAVGGWKIIKTVGGKIMKIRPINGAAADLSSALVILSATMFHLPVSTTHVISSAIMGVGAAQRVKGVKWGVARRIVLTWIITLPVSALIAGFVYQILRLFF
- a CDS encoding Phosphate transport regulator (distant homolog of PhoU); protein product: MIFSPKKDVFFDMLFTISENVKEAAQYFVEYKIRGVSDLKEFARVMKEYERKGDSFIHELVVQLNKTFITPIEREDIHQLAMKMDDVLDGFEQCSARFEMFSFTDIDEHMVKFFDYIYQSTIEIVHALELLSHKKLLDMRQHAIKIKDYETKCDEILRASIKNLFVTQKDPIKLIQYKELYEMLEEIADSCEDVANTLETIIMRNA
- the pepA gene encoding Cytosol aminopeptidase: MFTVKPLPSVETNEEALVIGLFEGGQPFAGLAGEYDARLGGQLSGLWKEGDISAKRGSIAVIHPLLPAGAKRLYFVGLGKKEELTFARLREAFGKLFRTLKQAKRTKASVALDTFTAGDVDENEAAHALAEAYYLATYEFPGYKQNRRERDYEMKSLTVYTGADAADIEASLFVGSVYGKATNSARTLVNTPGNLLTASDLADYAVKLANRYDFDYEVLEKEDMERLGMGALLAVNQGSKQPPKLIVLKYQGKDEWEDVIALVGKGVTFDTGGYCLKPRDSMVDMKTDMAGAAAVLGAMEAIGELRPEQNVLAVIPATDNMISGEAFKPDDVITSLSGKTIEVRNTDAEGRLILADAVTYAKQHGASYIIDVATLTGGVIVALGTDKTGAMTNNEALFEQLLEASAETGEFIWRLPITEHDRERVRSSKIADLNNSPGREGHAIMGGAFIGEFAEDTPWVHLDIAGTATAKKDGDLGPAGATGVMVRTLTAFVERFE
- the btuF_2 gene encoding Vitamin B12-binding protein precursor; its protein translation is MDNHTPMQKGPMPLKIVSLCPSNTELLAYLGRLGDVAAVDDSSDWPPEVKQLPNVGPDLHIDMDRVEALKPDLVVASLSVPGMERNVEELKRRGLPHLVLAPNSLEDIANDLLQLGEALGETKKAADLVRRYRAFLSEYRERAATVAEPARLYWEWWPRPIFTPGGANWLSELSELAGGRNVFADRPEASVQTEWEDVVARNPSHVLLVWVGVQTKNMNANAVIARPHADKTEAVRAGRIHVLEEALYCRPSPRLLVGMNLPHLRL